Proteins from one Rhodohalobacter mucosus genomic window:
- a CDS encoding Fic family protein, protein MFDHPRHMEPMFPKDSSDLIHLAMEVFRKSASLDDLLHPVTRREVTRLLRHINSYYSNRIEGEHTAPADIERAVKNDFSRDEKKKRLQKLNVAHIDVQDLIDSWLSKNPGLNVCSKDFLCSIHKEFYERVPENFLNINDPDTGDVLKMVPGEIRTREVKIANHIPPKAESLELFLDRFENAYSPEKLVGHKKLIAAAASHHRLAWIHPFIDGNGRVSRLFSYAYMKKVKLDSLGLWTISRGLARRIEDYKEFLAVADAGRKGDFDGRGNLSERGLHRFCEFYFDVADDQVSFMREVLQLDKLRERITGYVNLRSEKMIPNEKPLRTEAKYVLAEIMMRGEIARGEAKRISGLAERTARDLTSQLESEELIKSASHRAPLQFHIPSKVVGYYFPSLYPEGTI, encoded by the coding sequence ATGTTTGATCATCCGCGCCATATGGAACCTATGTTTCCGAAGGATTCCTCGGATTTAATACATTTAGCCATGGAGGTATTTCGTAAATCAGCCTCACTGGATGATCTGTTGCATCCTGTCACCCGAAGAGAGGTCACCAGATTGCTTCGCCATATTAATAGTTATTATTCTAACAGAATAGAAGGCGAGCATACGGCACCGGCAGATATTGAAAGAGCGGTAAAAAATGATTTTAGCAGAGATGAAAAAAAGAAACGCCTGCAAAAACTGAATGTAGCGCATATCGACGTTCAAGATTTGATTGACAGCTGGCTCAGTAAAAATCCGGGATTAAATGTTTGTTCAAAGGATTTCTTGTGCAGTATACACAAAGAGTTTTATGAGCGGGTACCTGAAAACTTTTTAAATATTAATGATCCCGATACCGGTGATGTTCTAAAAATGGTTCCGGGGGAAATTAGAACGAGGGAAGTAAAAATAGCGAATCATATTCCCCCCAAGGCAGAATCGCTTGAGTTGTTTCTTGACCGATTTGAAAATGCCTATTCACCAGAGAAACTTGTTGGCCATAAGAAATTGATTGCAGCTGCCGCAAGCCATCACAGACTAGCATGGATACATCCGTTTATAGATGGAAATGGACGAGTTTCTCGTCTGTTTAGCTATGCATATATGAAAAAAGTGAAGTTGGATTCGTTAGGGTTGTGGACAATATCCAGAGGGCTTGCCCGCCGAATAGAAGATTATAAAGAATTTCTTGCAGTAGCGGACGCTGGCCGTAAAGGCGATTTTGATGGGCGCGGCAACTTATCTGAAAGAGGGTTGCATCGCTTCTGTGAATTTTATTTTGATGTGGCTGATGACCAGGTCTCGTTTATGAGAGAGGTATTGCAGCTTGATAAACTTCGTGAGCGCATAACAGGGTATGTGAATCTGCGATCAGAAAAAATGATCCCAAATGAAAAGCCACTACGGACAGAAGCGAAATATGTATTGGCAGAAATTATGATGAGAGGTGAAATAGCACGTGGCGAAGCAAAAAGAATTTCTGGTTTGGCAGAGCGAACAGCCAGGGATTTGACAAGTCAGCTTGAAAGTGAAGAGCTAATCAAGTCGGCAAGTCACAGGGCACCATTACAATTTCATATTCCATCGAAGGTAGTGGGGTACTATTTTCCTTCGCTCTACCCGGAGGGAACTATTTGA
- a CDS encoding tetratricopeptide repeat protein gives MRLRKFYDELKRRNVFRVATVYAVTAWVSIQVINTVFPILKLPAWSVTLLTVLIIIGFPFALIFAWAFELTPDGIKTSSTNDSKVDNVDALNEGDDRKKAAESGDEPANQAFFNRAFKVILVVIILVSGMYIWNLSSEEPGGSRQQQSIAVLPFETIDGTSSTSITSGIQVGLMTRLSSISGLRVISRTSTLQYASIIKPVSEIGEELSVEWIVRGEVQEASDQILVNARLIHASEDRQVWAKDYQRRLTSENIFDIQNELTREIAGELQTRISAEESTLIDRKPADNLKAYRDFAQGVSLLEQRTQQAILLSVDYFMNAIEEDPDFAPAWAILAESLIYIKYYNYADINDYSITAIEAIETALELNPNLAEAHASLGILRYTEKNGPEAIRSLHRAVELQPSFETAFNWLNFVYLLTGNREQSLKYAAETIELSPFAPAARLYPSLSYLANGQPEMALQQVQRAREIQPEWGEVYAILGLIQYHNQQYENALESFQTADSLIANEISSIWVPDVRTMVEITRLKLNYEELPGQTDMRLLPKENRFWEGLKLSAQGEHERAAKEFENIQEYSMWPNLSMRYYFPELLSEFRSRPEYEKIILEIEEAWSGE, from the coding sequence ATGCGACTTCGCAAGTTTTATGATGAACTGAAGCGCCGGAATGTATTTCGGGTAGCAACGGTATACGCTGTTACAGCGTGGGTATCCATACAGGTGATAAATACGGTTTTTCCCATTCTTAAACTGCCCGCCTGGTCAGTTACGTTGCTTACTGTGCTCATCATTATCGGTTTTCCCTTCGCACTCATCTTTGCCTGGGCGTTTGAATTGACGCCTGATGGTATCAAAACAAGCTCAACCAATGATAGTAAGGTTGACAATGTTGATGCATTAAACGAAGGGGATGACCGGAAGAAGGCTGCTGAATCCGGTGACGAACCTGCAAACCAGGCCTTCTTCAACAGAGCTTTTAAAGTGATTCTAGTAGTGATTATACTTGTTTCCGGTATGTATATCTGGAATCTGAGCAGTGAGGAACCGGGAGGCTCCCGGCAACAACAATCCATCGCTGTGCTTCCCTTCGAAACCATTGACGGTACCTCCTCCACATCGATTACCAGTGGAATACAGGTAGGCCTGATGACACGCCTTTCCAGTATTTCCGGCTTACGAGTTATTTCAAGAACCTCCACCCTTCAATATGCCAGTATAATCAAACCGGTTTCAGAAATCGGTGAAGAACTCAGTGTTGAATGGATTGTGAGAGGTGAGGTGCAGGAAGCAAGTGATCAGATCCTTGTGAATGCTCGACTGATCCATGCTTCGGAAGATCGTCAGGTTTGGGCAAAAGACTATCAGCGCAGACTCACATCAGAGAATATTTTTGATATTCAGAATGAGCTGACCCGCGAAATCGCAGGAGAGCTTCAGACACGGATCAGTGCGGAGGAGAGTACCCTGATTGACAGGAAACCGGCAGATAATCTTAAGGCTTACAGAGACTTTGCACAGGGAGTGAGTTTACTGGAACAGAGAACCCAGCAAGCCATTCTGTTATCCGTGGATTACTTCATGAATGCTATTGAGGAGGATCCGGATTTTGCTCCGGCATGGGCTATTCTGGCAGAATCTCTGATCTATATCAAATATTATAACTATGCGGACATCAACGACTACAGCATCACCGCAATTGAGGCCATTGAAACGGCGCTTGAATTGAACCCCAACCTGGCAGAGGCCCATGCCTCCCTCGGGATCCTGAGGTATACAGAAAAAAACGGGCCCGAGGCAATTCGTTCACTACATAGAGCTGTCGAGCTTCAGCCAAGTTTTGAGACTGCCTTTAACTGGCTTAACTTTGTCTACCTGCTCACAGGCAACCGTGAACAGTCGTTGAAATACGCTGCTGAAACCATTGAATTAAGCCCTTTTGCACCCGCTGCACGACTCTATCCTTCACTCAGTTATCTCGCTAACGGGCAGCCAGAAATGGCACTGCAACAAGTACAGCGCGCCCGTGAAATTCAGCCTGAATGGGGTGAGGTGTATGCGATTCTTGGACTGATTCAATATCATAATCAGCAGTATGAGAATGCCCTTGAATCATTTCAAACAGCCGACAGCCTGATTGCAAACGAGATCAGCTCCATCTGGGTGCCGGATGTCAGAACAATGGTTGAAATCACACGACTAAAATTGAACTATGAAGAATTACCCGGTCAGACGGACATGCGGCTGCTTCCAAAAGAGAATCGTTTTTGGGAAGGATTAAAATTATCTGCTCAAGGAGAGCACGAACGGGCAGCCAAAGAATTTGAAAATATACAGGAGTACAGCATGTGGCCCAATCTTTCCATGCGCTACTACTTCCCTGAATTATTAAGTGAATTTCGATCCCGTCCCGAATATGAAAAGATCATTCTTGAGATAGAAGAAGCCTGGTCCGGGGAGTAA
- a CDS encoding sensor histidine kinase, with protein MRNFMQGSDVAEGLDYWRKKLFAGIMIYLPPLGLLLVLPSLIVVINSQVPGLAISYILTLFIVTFIALYQNFTLFARKILFLFVLYFVASVLLYYLNVMGSALTYFYGITIFALLIASNRAGLITVFINAFIFGVYGLLIHFGLVEYILRDSYKVASWLTISSNSLILSIVSVILFPILFDGLQETIAKYRIAQNELNRSLSELKQKNREVELTQTRYNTICKITNEVIWEWDFENDVHFWMGEHDNLVKNTAHPSEISLESWFGKIHPDDLERVKGSFLGVVQSDTAKDWKEEYRFKKENGSYAWVLDRGFIIREPEGKPVRFVGGMLDISPMKDNEMFIRESLEEKETLLAEIHHRVKNNLAAVTGMLQLQLFQEENEQLSEKLIDSMMRIKSIANIHEQLYQSKSFSRIDLGRSLEQLITTVIETMQTGTEITLQCESDDVEISVNEAIPCSLVVNEIVTNIIKHAFTKKPDGIINLRVASKSPGTCRIEITDNGVGLPDGFPEKADKKLGMELISTLTRQLEADYGYDDSGDTTTFYMEFKAGIQEAPLDVEFA; from the coding sequence ATGCGGAACTTTATGCAGGGTTCCGATGTAGCAGAAGGCCTTGACTACTGGCGAAAGAAGCTTTTTGCGGGTATAATGATCTACCTGCCGCCCCTGGGTTTACTGCTCGTGCTGCCTTCTCTGATTGTGGTTATTAACTCTCAGGTGCCGGGCCTTGCGATAAGCTATATTCTGACCCTCTTTATTGTCACTTTTATCGCGCTGTACCAGAACTTTACCCTTTTTGCGCGAAAGATTCTCTTTCTGTTTGTACTCTATTTCGTTGCATCGGTTCTGCTCTACTACCTGAACGTTATGGGGTCTGCTCTAACCTATTTTTATGGCATCACCATCTTTGCGCTGCTCATCGCCTCGAACCGTGCAGGGCTGATTACCGTGTTTATCAATGCTTTTATTTTCGGCGTCTATGGCCTTCTGATACATTTCGGTTTGGTGGAGTATATTCTTCGAGACAGTTACAAAGTGGCCTCATGGCTTACCATTTCCTCAAACTCCCTCATTCTCAGTATTGTCTCCGTTATATTGTTTCCCATTCTATTTGATGGTCTGCAGGAAACTATCGCCAAATACAGGATAGCACAGAATGAATTGAACCGTTCCCTCTCAGAGTTAAAACAGAAGAATCGTGAAGTGGAACTGACCCAGACCCGGTACAATACAATCTGTAAAATTACCAACGAAGTAATATGGGAGTGGGATTTTGAAAACGATGTCCATTTCTGGATGGGCGAGCATGATAACCTGGTAAAAAATACCGCTCATCCGTCGGAGATTTCGCTTGAAAGCTGGTTTGGAAAAATTCATCCCGATGATCTGGAGCGGGTAAAAGGTTCCTTTTTAGGGGTTGTACAATCCGATACCGCCAAGGACTGGAAAGAGGAGTACAGATTCAAAAAAGAAAATGGGTCCTATGCCTGGGTACTTGACCGGGGATTTATAATCAGAGAACCTGAAGGGAAACCTGTTCGTTTTGTAGGGGGTATGCTCGACATCTCTCCCATGAAAGACAACGAGATGTTTATCCGTGAATCGCTTGAAGAGAAAGAGACCCTTCTTGCTGAAATACACCATCGCGTCAAAAACAACCTGGCGGCAGTTACAGGAATGCTGCAGCTGCAGCTTTTCCAGGAAGAGAACGAACAGCTTAGCGAGAAGCTCATCGACAGCATGATGCGTATCAAATCGATCGCCAACATTCATGAACAGCTCTACCAGTCAAAAAGCTTCTCGAGGATAGACCTCGGGCGCAGCCTGGAGCAGCTTATCACCACCGTTATAGAAACGATGCAAACCGGAACGGAGATTACATTGCAGTGTGAAAGTGATGATGTGGAGATCAGTGTAAATGAAGCCATACCCTGTTCGCTGGTTGTCAATGAAATCGTTACAAACATCATCAAACATGCATTTACAAAAAAACCGGACGGCATCATCAATCTTCGTGTGGCCTCGAAAAGCCCTGGCACATGCCGCATTGAGATAACGGATAACGGCGTGGGCCTTCCTGATGGTTTCCCGGAGAAAGCGGATAAGAAACTGGGTATGGAGCTCATTTCAACCCTTACCCGGCAGCTGGAGGCCGATTACGGATACGATGACAGCGGTGATACCACTACGTTTTATATGGAGTTCAAAGCGGGCATACAGGAAGCACCGCTTGATGTTGAATTTGCTTAA
- a CDS encoding TonB-dependent receptor domain-containing protein encodes MLCFAFFIVHSAQAQTQTKSPSISGKVVDDNSVAIPNASVALYDRAQTEIISGTVTNPDGEFTLTARSGEYVLEVSYVAFQKYQSDIELNGAGTLELGTIKLREEENILDEVVVTGERSYMEMNFDSRTFNVGSDITSLGGNALDVLDNVPSISTDFEGNVSLRGNQGVQILINGRPSNLVRNGTDALSSIPASMIKEINIITNPSARYAADGTAGIIDIVLIDDVRLGFNGSVQANTGMPQDHGIGANLNYHVNNINWFLNVDFEYENDPRSGSTFRSFSADTTFAFEESTDSREREMEGSTYFGADIFLPGEQVLTASARINLEGGRENTDVFYRDYDPGSPGIYRTVFDNWNIVRQTQRENIEEARESDYSLRLQYENRFGGRDHRLTADFDFEFGNEDDDSNLNQIIEQGQGSPLNQRTFGDEAYREVRFDTDYERPLGEWAKFESGMRISMDWLDNDYRIEELQDGNWVVPGDEIGISDNFTYFENVNALYAILNGNAGDFTFQLGLRAENTRIETQLDQTGTGSSQNYLNLFPSAFLSYTLSEQNSFQINYSRRISRPWSRLLLPFTEISDTRSRRIGNPDLRPEFGNSFELGYMRSWESGSLLSSVYYRYRTDVTERVTTINGLGISTSRPINLATENAWGVEFTFDQRLFSKIDFTGSLNLFQSERDGTFEGTVYGSESDSFTSRVRIRWRFLNTWNFQANAFYRGPEQTTQGRRESSMFFGSGLSKRLLDGKATLSLNVRDLFNTRFSDREILNPNSFTSSQYSWSTRSFRLNFRYNFNSDAGAGSGGRGSGWRR; translated from the coding sequence ATGCTCTGCTTCGCGTTCTTTATTGTCCACTCGGCGCAGGCACAGACGCAGACAAAATCTCCTTCTATAAGCGGGAAAGTGGTAGATGATAATTCAGTAGCCATCCCAAACGCCTCCGTTGCCTTATACGACAGAGCACAAACAGAGATAATCTCCGGCACGGTTACCAATCCGGATGGCGAATTCACACTTACCGCCAGAAGCGGCGAATATGTTCTGGAAGTATCCTATGTAGCTTTTCAGAAATATCAATCTGACATTGAACTGAACGGTGCCGGCACACTGGAACTTGGAACCATTAAACTCCGGGAGGAAGAGAATATACTGGATGAGGTAGTTGTTACAGGTGAGCGTTCTTACATGGAAATGAATTTTGACAGCCGCACATTTAATGTGGGCTCAGATATTACAAGCCTTGGCGGCAACGCTCTTGATGTTCTGGACAACGTACCGTCCATCTCAACCGATTTTGAAGGAAATGTAAGCCTCAGGGGCAATCAGGGGGTACAGATTCTTATTAACGGACGGCCATCCAACCTCGTCCGAAATGGTACGGACGCGCTTAGCAGCATACCCGCCAGCATGATTAAGGAGATCAACATCATTACTAATCCGTCCGCCCGGTATGCTGCAGACGGCACGGCAGGGATCATTGATATTGTTTTGATTGACGATGTGAGACTTGGATTCAACGGCAGCGTTCAGGCCAACACCGGAATGCCGCAGGATCACGGCATCGGAGCCAACCTTAATTACCATGTCAATAACATAAACTGGTTTTTGAACGTGGATTTTGAGTATGAAAACGACCCGCGCTCCGGCTCCACCTTCAGAAGCTTTAGTGCCGACACCACCTTTGCCTTTGAAGAGTCTACCGACTCCAGAGAACGTGAAATGGAAGGAAGCACCTATTTCGGCGCAGATATTTTTCTACCCGGCGAACAGGTTCTTACAGCATCTGCCAGAATAAATCTTGAAGGCGGCCGCGAGAACACGGATGTATTTTACCGGGATTATGACCCCGGATCACCCGGTATATATCGCACAGTTTTTGATAACTGGAATATTGTGAGGCAAACACAGAGAGAAAATATTGAAGAAGCGCGGGAGAGCGACTATTCGCTTCGCTTGCAGTACGAAAATCGGTTTGGCGGGCGCGATCACAGGCTTACGGCAGATTTTGATTTTGAATTCGGAAATGAGGACGACGATTCCAATCTGAATCAAATCATCGAACAAGGCCAGGGAAGCCCATTGAACCAGCGTACTTTCGGTGATGAAGCTTATCGTGAAGTGCGGTTCGACACCGACTATGAGCGCCCTCTCGGCGAATGGGCCAAATTTGAATCCGGCATGAGAATCAGCATGGACTGGCTTGATAATGATTACCGAATCGAGGAATTGCAAGATGGGAACTGGGTCGTTCCGGGTGATGAGATCGGCATCAGCGACAACTTCACCTATTTTGAAAACGTGAATGCTCTCTATGCCATTTTAAACGGCAATGCAGGAGATTTCACCTTCCAGCTGGGCCTTCGCGCAGAGAATACACGCATCGAAACCCAGCTTGACCAGACCGGTACGGGAAGCAGTCAGAATTATCTGAATCTGTTTCCAAGTGCATTCTTGTCCTATACACTCAGCGAGCAGAACTCATTTCAGATAAATTACAGCCGCAGAATCTCACGTCCCTGGTCACGGCTTTTGCTGCCATTTACCGAAATATCCGATACCCGAAGCCGCCGTATCGGGAATCCGGATCTACGGCCTGAATTCGGAAATTCATTTGAATTGGGTTATATGCGCAGCTGGGAAAGCGGATCACTTCTCTCCAGCGTCTATTACAGATACCGCACAGACGTTACCGAGCGCGTTACAACCATCAACGGCCTTGGAATATCGACCAGCAGGCCTATCAACCTTGCTACAGAAAACGCATGGGGTGTTGAATTTACCTTCGATCAGCGATTGTTCAGCAAAATTGATTTTACGGGCAGCCTGAATCTGTTTCAGTCAGAGCGCGACGGAACATTCGAAGGCACGGTTTACGGCAGCGAATCTGACTCCTTTACCAGCAGGGTCCGGATCCGGTGGCGCTTCCTGAATACATGGAATTTTCAGGCCAATGCATTCTACCGGGGGCCCGAGCAAACCACGCAGGGTCGCAGGGAATCCTCAATGTTTTTTGGCAGCGGACTCTCAAAACGGCTGCTGGATGGTAAAGCGACCCTCTCACTGAATGTTCGCGACCTATTCAATACAAGGTTCAGTGACCGGGAAATCTTGAATCCAAACTCTTTCACCAGCAGCCAGTACAGCTGGTCGACCCGATCATTCCGCCTGAATTTCAGGTACAATTTCAACAGCGATGCGGGTGCGGGGAGCGGTGGCCGCGGCAGCGGATGGAGGCGCTGA
- a CDS encoding succinylglutamate desuccinylase/aspartoacylase family protein, with protein MIEVTNRALDETIEIGRILGKYKGEKEGPVIVFIGGTHGNETSSIFALSQVFEYLNRLQPSFSGEVIAAFAGNLEALDKGVRWIDNDMNRIWVTDRLQKLGFIDERNLPVGNEQKQQKELLDILNPVFDQADGPVFVFDLHTTSSVSPPFIGASDTIRNRQLALQYPLPCVVGFDEAMRGTFMNYINERGHSGVALEAGEHYSMAAVENNISFIWHTLKILGSMEKNDIPKYNIHYQRLCRSLAENRKIFDLKFTYKIGEDEKFQMRSGYATFDKVKKGEILADNQYGEIKAPYSGRIFMPLYQSQGDDGFFIIREISEFKLDLSRYLRTHNLGRYLRYLPGIKKHPDDENTIMVHPILNKKFFHDFLHAFGYRRKMLKDGSLIITRRKFDVRIPTKEEKMAFKESNGQQEDSD; from the coding sequence ATGATTGAAGTCACAAACAGAGCTTTAGATGAGACCATAGAAATCGGCCGGATTCTTGGAAAGTATAAGGGTGAAAAGGAGGGGCCTGTAATTGTTTTTATCGGTGGAACTCATGGCAATGAAACATCCAGTATTTTTGCCCTCAGTCAGGTTTTTGAATACCTGAACAGGCTTCAGCCGTCCTTTTCAGGAGAGGTAATTGCTGCGTTTGCCGGGAATCTGGAAGCGCTGGATAAAGGAGTGCGCTGGATTGATAACGATATGAACAGAATCTGGGTCACCGACAGGCTGCAGAAGCTCGGATTTATCGATGAAAGAAATTTGCCTGTCGGGAATGAGCAAAAGCAACAAAAAGAGTTACTGGACATATTGAATCCCGTCTTTGATCAGGCAGACGGCCCCGTTTTTGTATTTGATCTCCATACAACGTCATCGGTAAGTCCGCCATTCATCGGAGCGAGCGATACGATACGAAATCGTCAGCTCGCCCTCCAATACCCACTGCCTTGCGTAGTCGGATTTGATGAAGCGATGCGCGGTACGTTTATGAATTATATCAATGAAAGAGGCCACTCCGGCGTGGCTCTGGAGGCCGGTGAACACTACTCAATGGCAGCCGTTGAAAACAACATCTCGTTTATCTGGCATACATTGAAAATTCTGGGGTCAATGGAAAAAAATGATATACCCAAGTACAATATTCATTACCAGCGGCTTTGCAGGTCACTTGCCGAAAACAGGAAAATTTTTGACCTGAAGTTTACCTATAAGATTGGAGAAGACGAGAAGTTTCAGATGCGATCGGGTTACGCCACGTTCGATAAAGTGAAAAAAGGTGAAATACTTGCGGATAATCAATATGGTGAAATCAAGGCTCCATATTCCGGCAGAATCTTCATGCCTCTGTATCAGTCCCAGGGCGATGACGGATTTTTTATTATCAGAGAGATCAGTGAGTTTAAGCTTGACCTGTCGAGATACCTGCGCACCCATAACCTGGGCAGGTATCTTCGGTATTTACCGGGTATTAAAAAACATCCGGATGATGAAAATACGATCATGGTGCACCCCATATTGAATAAGAAGTTTTTTCACGATTTTCTGCACGCATTCGGATATCGCCGGAAGATGTTAAAGGATGGCAGTTTGATTATAACCCGGCGAAAGTTTGATGTGAGAATACCGACAAAAGAGGAGAAAATGGCATTTAAAGAGTCAAACGGGCAGCAGGAAGACAGTGATTAA